One Streptomyces sp. P9-A2 DNA window includes the following coding sequences:
- a CDS encoding SDR family oxidoreductase, producing MSIVVTGATGNLGRHVVEQLLEKVPAEQVTAVVRSPEKAADLAERGVRLAVADYNAPETFDGVFAAGDKVLLISGNEFDKGRVQQHRVVIEAAKAAGVALLAYTSAPKTLTAALADDHRGTEKALLDSGVPYVLLRNGWYHEVYTENLAPVLEHDAVVAAAGEGRISSAARADYAAAAVAVLTGEGHENKTYELGGDEAWSLAEYAAELSRQTGREIAYKPVTVEELTGILAGAGLPEPVAAIFAGVDASIEKGELVVTSGDLSRLAGRPATPLADAVAAALKA from the coding sequence ATGAGCATCGTCGTCACCGGAGCCACCGGAAACCTCGGCCGCCACGTCGTGGAGCAGTTGCTGGAGAAGGTTCCGGCCGAGCAGGTCACCGCCGTCGTCCGCAGCCCGGAGAAGGCCGCCGACCTGGCGGAACGCGGTGTCCGGCTCGCGGTCGCCGACTACAACGCCCCCGAGACCTTCGACGGCGTGTTCGCGGCGGGCGACAAGGTGCTGCTGATCTCGGGCAACGAGTTCGACAAGGGCCGGGTGCAGCAGCACCGGGTGGTCATCGAGGCCGCCAAGGCCGCCGGTGTCGCCCTCCTCGCCTACACCAGCGCCCCCAAGACGCTGACCGCCGCGCTCGCCGACGACCACCGCGGCACCGAGAAGGCCCTGCTGGACTCCGGCGTGCCGTACGTCCTGCTGCGCAACGGCTGGTACCACGAGGTCTACACCGAGAACCTCGCCCCGGTGCTGGAGCACGACGCGGTCGTCGCCGCCGCCGGTGAGGGCCGTATCTCCTCCGCCGCGCGCGCCGACTACGCCGCGGCCGCCGTCGCCGTACTCACCGGCGAGGGCCACGAGAACAAGACGTACGAGCTGGGCGGCGACGAGGCGTGGAGCCTCGCCGAGTACGCGGCCGAGCTGAGCCGGCAGACCGGCAGGGAGATCGCCTACAAGCCGGTCACGGTCGAGGAGCTCACCGGCATCCTGGCCGGTGCCGGACTGCCGGAGCCCGTGGCCGCCATCTTCGCCGGCGTGGACGCCTCCATCGAGAAGGGCGAGCTGGTGGTCACCAGTGGCGATCTGTCCCGGCTGGCCGGCCGTCCGGCCACCCCGCTCGCGGACGCCGTCGCCGCCGCGCTGAAGGCCTGA
- a CDS encoding 2-oxoacid:ferredoxin oxidoreductase subunit beta, translating into MKDFKSDQEVRWCPGCGDYAVLAAVQGFMPQLGLAKENIVFVSGIGCSSRFPYYMNTYGMHSIHGRAPAIATGLAASRRDLSVWVVTGDGDALSIGGNHLIHALRRNVNLKILLFNNRIYGLTKGQYSPTSEIGKITKSTPVGSLDAPFNPVSLAIGAEASFVARTVDSDRKHLTEVLRQAAAHPGTALVEIYQNCNIFNDGAFEVLKDRQQAEEAVIRLEHGSPIRFGADRAKGVVRNRTTGDLEVVAVTPENEAEIVVHDAHSASPTTAFALSRLADPDTLHHTPIGVFRSVDRPVYDTLMAEQLDAAVEQHGKGELGALLAGNDTWTVVG; encoded by the coding sequence ATGAAGGACTTCAAGTCCGATCAGGAGGTGCGCTGGTGCCCCGGCTGCGGCGACTACGCCGTCCTGGCCGCCGTGCAGGGCTTCATGCCCCAGCTCGGGCTGGCGAAGGAGAACATCGTCTTCGTCTCCGGCATCGGCTGCTCGTCCCGCTTCCCGTACTACATGAACACCTACGGGATGCATTCCATCCACGGCCGCGCCCCCGCGATCGCGACGGGTCTGGCCGCGTCCCGGCGCGATCTGAGTGTGTGGGTCGTCACCGGTGACGGGGACGCGTTGTCCATCGGCGGCAACCATCTGATCCACGCGCTGCGCCGTAACGTCAACCTGAAGATCCTGCTGTTCAACAACCGGATCTACGGTCTGACCAAGGGCCAGTACTCGCCGACCTCCGAGATCGGAAAGATCACCAAGTCGACGCCGGTGGGTTCACTGGACGCGCCCTTCAACCCGGTGTCGCTGGCGATCGGCGCGGAGGCGTCCTTCGTGGCCCGTACGGTCGACTCGGACCGCAAGCATCTGACCGAGGTGCTGCGGCAGGCCGCCGCCCATCCGGGCACCGCCCTGGTCGAGATCTACCAGAACTGCAACATCTTCAACGATGGCGCCTTCGAGGTCCTCAAGGACCGGCAACAGGCCGAGGAGGCGGTGATCCGGCTGGAGCACGGCAGCCCGATCCGCTTCGGGGCGGACCGTGCGAAGGGTGTCGTCCGGAACCGGACCACCGGGGACCTGGAGGTGGTCGCGGTGACGCCGGAGAACGAGGCGGAAATCGTGGTCCACGACGCACACTCGGCCTCCCCGACCACCGCGTTCGCGCTGTCCCGGCTCGCCGATCCGGACACCCTGCACCACACCCCGATCGGTGTCTTCCGCTCCGTGGACCGTCCGGTCTACGACACGCTGATGGCGGAACAGCTGGACGCAGCCGTCGAGCAGCACGGCAAGGGCGAACTCGGCGCACTGCTGGCGGGCAACGACACGTGGACGGTCGTCGGCTGA
- the rarD gene encoding EamA family transporter RarD, whose product MTEKSAGERRKGLLNGFAAYGMWGLVPLFWPLLKPAGAVEILAHRMVWSLFFVGAALLFIRRWAWLGELLRQPRRLALITVAAAVITVNWGVYIWSVNSGHVVEASLGYFINPLVTIAIGVLLLKERLRPVQWTAVGVGFAAVLVLTIGYGRPPWISLCLAFSFAVYGLVKKKINLGGVESLAAETAVQFLPALGYLLWLSNRGESTFGAEGAGHAALLVATGIVTALPMVCFGAAAIRVPLSTMGLLQYLAPVFQFLLGILYFKEAMPPERWAGFALVWLALMLLTWDALRTARRTARTLAGERAKAAAATATGAAASPVDPSVVANPVVVANAVDAVNPADAVNAVNAPKVGP is encoded by the coding sequence GTGACCGAGAAGTCGGCCGGCGAGCGGCGCAAGGGACTGCTGAACGGCTTCGCGGCATACGGAATGTGGGGACTCGTCCCTCTCTTCTGGCCCCTGCTCAAGCCCGCGGGGGCCGTGGAGATCCTGGCCCACCGGATGGTCTGGTCGCTGTTCTTCGTGGGCGCCGCCCTGCTCTTCATACGCCGCTGGGCCTGGCTCGGGGAACTGCTGCGGCAGCCTCGCCGGCTGGCCCTGATCACGGTCGCCGCGGCGGTCATCACCGTCAACTGGGGCGTCTACATCTGGTCGGTGAACTCCGGGCACGTCGTCGAGGCCTCGCTCGGCTACTTCATCAACCCGCTGGTCACCATCGCCATCGGCGTGCTGCTGCTGAAGGAACGGCTGCGCCCCGTGCAGTGGACGGCGGTCGGGGTCGGCTTCGCCGCGGTGCTCGTCCTCACCATCGGCTACGGCCGCCCGCCGTGGATCTCGCTCTGCCTCGCCTTCTCCTTCGCCGTCTACGGTCTGGTGAAGAAGAAGATCAACCTCGGCGGTGTCGAGTCGCTGGCCGCCGAGACGGCCGTCCAGTTCCTGCCCGCGCTCGGCTATCTGCTGTGGCTGAGCAACCGGGGCGAGTCCACGTTCGGCGCCGAGGGCGCGGGACACGCGGCGCTGCTCGTCGCCACCGGGATCGTCACCGCGCTCCCCATGGTCTGCTTCGGCGCCGCCGCGATCCGTGTGCCACTGTCCACGATGGGGCTGCTCCAGTACCTGGCCCCGGTGTTCCAGTTCCTGCTCGGCATCCTCTACTTCAAGGAGGCCATGCCGCCCGAGCGCTGGGCCGGCTTCGCACTGGTGTGGCTGGCGCTCATGCTGCTGACCTGGGACGCCCTGCGCACCGCCCGTCGCACCGCCCGCACGCTCGCCGGGGAGCGGGCGAAGGCGGCGGCAGCGACAGCGACCGGCGCGGCGGCGAGCCCGGTGGACCCCTCGGTCGTGGCGAACCCGGTGGTCGTGGCGAACGCGGTGGATGCGGTGAACCCGGCGGATGCGGTGAATGCGGTGAACGCACCGAAGGTCGGGCCGTAA
- a CDS encoding VOC family protein: MTQPPTSPTPGPPGTADAPVAAVAPLHWKLVIDAADPHAQADFWAAALGYTVEDNSPLIEKLLGLGALTADLTVEHHGRRAFRDLIAVRHPDDPYEEQSGTGLGRRLLFQRVPEAKTVKNRLHLDLHPGEGRREEEVRRLERLGGRVLRQVREPSGSWSVMTDPEGNEYCVH, translated from the coding sequence ATGACGCAGCCACCGACATCACCTACCCCCGGCCCGCCCGGCACCGCCGACGCCCCTGTCGCCGCCGTCGCTCCCCTCCACTGGAAGCTCGTCATCGACGCGGCCGATCCCCACGCACAGGCCGACTTCTGGGCCGCCGCCCTCGGGTACACGGTCGAGGACAACAGCCCGCTCATCGAGAAACTGCTCGGTCTGGGCGCTCTGACGGCCGACCTCACCGTCGAGCACCACGGCCGTCGCGCCTTCCGGGACCTGATCGCGGTGCGGCACCCCGACGACCCGTACGAGGAGCAGAGCGGCACGGGTCTGGGGCGGCGGCTGCTCTTCCAGCGGGTGCCGGAGGCGAAGACGGTCAAGAACCGGCTCCACCTCGACCTGCACCCCGGTGAGGGACGCCGCGAGGAGGAGGTGCGGCGGCTGGAGCGGCTCGGCGGGAGGGTGCTCCGTCAGGTGCGGGAACCGTCCGGTTCGTGGAGCGTGATGACGGACCCGGAAGGCAACGAGTACTGCGTGCACTGA
- a CDS encoding 2-oxoacid:acceptor oxidoreductase subunit alpha — translation MTSQVSSPAEQTDGTVLGEQRKAAGGKDVRRLDRVIIRFAGDSGDGMQLTGDRFTSETASFGNDLSTLPNFPAEIRAPAGTLPGVSSFQLHFADHDILTPGDAPNVLVAMNPAALKANIGDLPRGAEIIVNTDEFTKRALQKVGYASNPLEDGSLDGYSLHPVPLTTLTVEALREFDLTRKEAERSKNMFALGLLSWMYHRPTEGTERFLTSKFAKKPDIAAANIAAYRAGWNFGETTEDFAVSYEVAPAAAAFPPGVYRNISGNLALAYGLIAASRQADLPLFLGSYPITPASDILHELSRHKNFGVRTFQAEDEIAGIGAALGAAFGGSLAVTTTSGPGVALKSETIGLAVSLELPLLIVDIQRGGPSTGLPTKTEQADLLQAMYGRNGEAPVPVVAPRTPADCFDAAIEAARIALTYRTPVFLLSDGYLANGSEPWRIPDTEELPDLRVRFAQGPNHTMDDGTEVFWPYQRDPRTLARPWAIPGTPGLEHRIGGIEKQDGTGNISYDPANHDFMVRTRQAKIDGVDVPDLEVDDADGDARVLVLGWGSTYGPITAAVRRIRGAGGAIAQAHLHHINPFPRNLGEVLKRYEKVVVPEMNLGQLATLIRAKYLVDAHSHNQVNGMPFKAEQLAEVLKEAIDD, via the coding sequence GTGACCAGCCAGGTCAGCAGCCCAGCGGAGCAGACCGACGGAACAGTCCTAGGAGAGCAGCGCAAAGCGGCGGGCGGGAAGGACGTCCGCCGCCTGGACCGGGTGATCATCAGGTTCGCGGGGGACTCGGGTGACGGTATGCAGCTCACCGGTGACCGCTTCACCTCGGAGACGGCCTCCTTCGGCAACGACCTGTCGACCCTGCCGAACTTCCCCGCCGAGATCCGCGCCCCGGCCGGCACCCTGCCGGGTGTCTCGTCCTTCCAGCTCCACTTCGCCGACCACGACATCCTCACCCCCGGTGACGCGCCGAACGTGCTGGTGGCGATGAACCCGGCCGCTCTGAAGGCGAACATCGGGGATCTGCCCCGTGGCGCGGAGATCATCGTCAACACGGACGAGTTCACCAAGCGGGCGCTGCAAAAGGTCGGCTACGCGAGCAACCCGTTGGAGGACGGCTCGCTCGACGGCTACAGCCTCCATCCGGTGCCGCTGACGACGCTGACGGTCGAGGCCCTGAGGGAGTTCGACCTCACCCGCAAGGAAGCCGAGCGCAGCAAGAACATGTTCGCGCTCGGTCTGCTGAGCTGGATGTACCACCGGCCGACCGAGGGCACGGAGAGGTTCCTGACCTCGAAGTTCGCCAAGAAGCCGGACATCGCGGCGGCCAACATCGCCGCGTACCGCGCGGGCTGGAACTTCGGGGAGACGACGGAGGACTTCGCCGTCTCCTACGAGGTGGCTCCGGCCGCCGCGGCGTTCCCGCCGGGCGTGTACCGCAACATCTCCGGCAACCTGGCCCTGGCGTACGGGCTGATCGCGGCGTCCCGGCAGGCGGACCTGCCGCTGTTCCTGGGGTCGTACCCGATCACACCGGCGTCGGACATCCTGCACGAGCTGAGCCGGCACAAGAACTTCGGTGTGCGGACCTTCCAGGCCGAGGACGAGATCGCCGGCATCGGCGCCGCGCTGGGGGCGGCCTTCGGAGGTTCGCTGGCCGTGACGACGACGTCGGGGCCGGGGGTGGCGCTGAAGTCCGAGACGATCGGGCTCGCGGTGTCGTTGGAGCTGCCGCTGCTGATCGTGGACATCCAGCGCGGCGGCCCGTCCACGGGTCTGCCCACCAAGACCGAGCAGGCGGACCTGCTCCAGGCGATGTACGGGCGCAACGGCGAGGCCCCGGTCCCGGTGGTCGCGCCGCGCACACCGGCCGACTGCTTCGACGCCGCGATCGAGGCGGCCCGGATCGCGTTGACGTACCGGACGCCGGTCTTCCTGCTCTCCGACGGCTATCTGGCCAACGGCAGCGAACCGTGGCGCATCCCGGACACGGAGGAGTTGCCGGATCTGAGAGTGCGGTTCGCGCAGGGCCCCAACCACACGATGGACGACGGCACCGAGGTGTTCTGGCCGTACCAGCGGGACCCGCGGACGCTGGCCCGGCCGTGGGCGATCCCGGGCACACCGGGCCTGGAGCACCGGATCGGCGGCATCGAGAAGCAGGACGGCACGGGCAACATCTCGTACGACCCGGCCAACCACGACTTCATGGTGCGCACCCGGCAGGCGAAGATCGACGGCGTCGACGTCCCCGATCTGGAGGTCGACGACGCGGACGGCGACGCCAGGGTGCTCGTGCTCGGCTGGGGATCCACCTACGGGCCCATCACCGCGGCCGTACGGCGCATCAGGGGCGCAGGGGGCGCGATCGCGCAGGCCCATCTGCACCACATCAACCCCTTCCCGCGGAATCTGGGGGAGGTTCTGAAGCGTTACGAGAAGGTGGTCGTACCAGAGATGAATCTCGGCCAGCTCGCCACCCTGATCCGGGCGAAGTACCTGGTCGACGCCCACTCCCACAACCAGGTCAACGGCATGCCGTTCAAGGCGGAGCAACTCGCCGAGGTACTGAAGGAGGCCATCGATGACTGA
- a CDS encoding winged helix-turn-helix transcriptional regulator, translated as MCPHRLVLEHVTSRWGVLVLIRLQERSYRFSELRRAIGRVSEKMLTQTLQTLERDGLVHRDAKPVIPPRVDYSLTGLGHEAAEQVCALASWTERRMDGVLAARQAYDEARRADGEARPL; from the coding sequence ATGTGCCCGCACCGCCTGGTCCTGGAGCATGTGACGAGCCGCTGGGGCGTACTCGTACTGATCCGGCTCCAGGAGCGGTCCTACCGCTTCAGCGAGCTGCGCCGGGCGATCGGCAGGGTCAGCGAGAAAATGCTCACCCAGACCCTCCAGACGCTGGAGCGCGACGGTCTCGTCCACCGTGACGCCAAACCGGTGATCCCGCCACGCGTCGACTACTCCCTCACCGGCCTGGGACACGAGGCCGCCGAACAGGTGTGCGCACTGGCCTCCTGGACCGAGCGGCGCATGGACGGTGTACTGGCCGCCCGCCAGGCGTACGACGAGGCTCGGCGCGCGGACGGTGAGGCCCGGCCGCTCTGA
- a CDS encoding DUF6668 family protein, whose translation MRTGMRQGPEIWIRGPVGVPEPGPPEPSHARAAARGFSWVGTHGGAGVSTLAAVHGGHDSGRVWPGPGDPRSVLLVARTHASGLETVVPAVEMFRHGVVPYGLDLDAVVVVADAPGRLPRPLSQRIRRIESVIDVYRVPWVPEWRLGNLSGRLPREAGPLARLTGSAG comes from the coding sequence ATGCGTACAGGCATGCGACAGGGACCGGAGATCTGGATCCGAGGTCCGGTGGGAGTGCCGGAACCGGGCCCGCCGGAGCCCTCCCACGCCCGTGCGGCAGCGCGGGGCTTCTCCTGGGTCGGCACCCATGGCGGCGCCGGGGTCTCCACGCTCGCCGCGGTGCACGGCGGTCATGACAGCGGCCGCGTCTGGCCCGGACCGGGCGATCCACGGTCGGTGCTGCTCGTCGCCCGGACACACGCGTCCGGGCTGGAGACCGTCGTCCCGGCCGTGGAGATGTTCCGGCACGGGGTGGTCCCGTACGGTCTCGATCTCGACGCCGTGGTCGTGGTGGCGGACGCGCCGGGCCGTCTCCCGCGCCCCCTCTCCCAGCGGATCCGGCGCATCGAGTCGGTGATCGACGTCTACCGCGTGCCGTGGGTGCCCGAGTGGCGCCTGGGCAATCTGAGCGGCCGTCTGCCGCGCGAGGCCGGGCCACTGGCCCGCCTGACGGGATCGGCGGGCTGA
- a CDS encoding amidase family protein — translation MRAVDVVAEALERIERADPVLCAFTEVWAEKALRRAGEVDTLIEAGPPRPSGPNGGEGPGAHAWLPLAGVPVAVKGRHGLRAAVPLLAAGCVVLGATAVPGPGTAWQTWGLGARGRTVNPWRADRTPGGSSAGAAVAVAAGLVPLATGSDGAGSVRIPAAWCGVVGLKVTNGLLPSRDRTGLAAPGVLARTAADAAAWWRAVSPTGAVDAPPPSLPLPAVWSPDLGFAGPDPEPVALARAAVDRLVDAGLVRLVRPQAPPLLLDPAPAWRALRDPGTDSAGLADAHHVRAENDRRLARLFAGAELLLTPTAPTAPHGHEGPGDAYSTALTWAFNLSGHPALNLPAGFGTDGCPAGLQLVAPHGQEELLFAVAGAAEKPRA, via the coding sequence GTGCGGGCCGTCGATGTGGTCGCGGAGGCGCTGGAGCGGATCGAGCGGGCCGATCCGGTGCTGTGCGCGTTCACCGAGGTGTGGGCCGAGAAGGCGCTGCGGCGGGCGGGGGAGGTGGACACCCTGATCGAGGCGGGTCCGCCGCGTCCGTCCGGTCCGAACGGGGGCGAGGGGCCCGGGGCTCACGCGTGGCTGCCGCTGGCCGGGGTGCCGGTCGCGGTGAAGGGGCGGCACGGGCTGCGGGCGGCGGTTCCGCTGCTCGCGGCCGGTTGTGTCGTGCTGGGGGCCACCGCGGTGCCCGGGCCCGGCACCGCCTGGCAGACCTGGGGTCTCGGGGCACGCGGACGCACCGTCAATCCGTGGCGGGCCGACCGTACGCCGGGCGGTTCCTCGGCCGGGGCCGCGGTGGCGGTGGCGGCCGGCCTGGTGCCGCTGGCGACGGGCAGCGACGGCGCGGGGTCGGTGCGCATCCCGGCGGCGTGGTGCGGGGTCGTCGGTCTCAAGGTCACCAACGGTCTGCTCCCGTCGCGCGACCGCACGGGTCTCGCGGCCCCCGGGGTCCTCGCCCGTACGGCGGCCGACGCGGCGGCCTGGTGGCGGGCGGTGTCGCCGACCGGCGCCGTCGACGCGCCGCCGCCGTCCCTCCCTCTCCCCGCTGTCTGGTCCCCCGACCTCGGCTTCGCCGGTCCCGACCCGGAGCCCGTCGCACTGGCACGGGCAGCGGTCGACCGGCTCGTCGACGCCGGGCTCGTACGGCTCGTACGGCCGCAGGCGCCGCCGCTGCTCCTGGACCCGGCCCCGGCCTGGCGGGCTCTGCGCGATCCCGGCACGGACTCGGCCGGACTCGCCGACGCCCACCACGTCCGGGCGGAGAACGACCGACGTCTGGCCCGCCTCTTCGCCGGCGCCGAGCTGCTGCTGACACCTACGGCGCCCACCGCGCCGCACGGCCACGAAGGGCCGGGCGATGCCTACTCCACCGCGCTCACCTGGGCGTTCAACCTGAGCGGGCACCCGGCGCTGAATCTCCCGGCCGGGTTCGGCACCGACGGCTGCCCGGCCGGACTCCAACTGGTGGCACCGCATGGGCAGGAGGAACTGCTGTTCGCCGTGGCGGGGGCGGCAGAGAAGCCGAGGGCCTGA
- a CDS encoding response regulator transcription factor, producing the protein MENKVRVVIAEDSVLLREGLTRLLTDRGLDVVAGVGDGDALIKTVTELNDQGELPDVVVADVRMPPTHTDEGVRAAVQLRKAHPGVGVLVLSQYVEERYATELLAGSSRGIGYLLKDRVAEVREFVDAVVRVAEGGTALDPEVVAQLLGRSRKQDVLAGLTPREREVLGLMAEGRTNSAIARQLVVSDGAVEKHVSNIFLKLGLSPSNGDHRRVLAVLTYLNS; encoded by the coding sequence ATGGAGAACAAGGTGCGTGTGGTCATCGCCGAGGATTCAGTGCTGCTGCGGGAGGGCCTGACCCGGCTGCTGACCGACCGGGGCCTCGATGTCGTGGCCGGGGTCGGCGACGGTGACGCGCTGATCAAGACGGTCACCGAGCTGAACGATCAGGGGGAGCTGCCGGACGTCGTGGTGGCCGACGTCCGGATGCCGCCGACGCACACCGACGAGGGGGTGCGGGCCGCCGTCCAGCTGCGCAAGGCGCATCCGGGTGTCGGGGTGCTGGTGCTGTCGCAGTACGTGGAGGAGCGCTACGCCACGGAACTGCTCGCCGGTTCCAGCCGGGGCATCGGCTACCTGCTCAAGGACCGGGTGGCCGAGGTGCGGGAGTTCGTGGACGCGGTGGTGCGGGTGGCCGAGGGCGGTACGGCGCTGGACCCCGAGGTGGTGGCGCAGTTGCTCGGCCGCAGCCGCAAGCAGGACGTTCTCGCGGGACTCACCCCGCGTGAGCGGGAGGTCCTGGGACTGATGGCCGAGGGGCGGACGAACTCGGCGATCGCCCGGCAGCTGGTGGTGAGCGACGGAGCCGTGGAGAAGCACGTCAGCAACATCTTCCTGAAGCTGGGGCTCTCCCCGAGCAACGGCGACCACCGCCGGGTGCTCGCCGTCCTCACCTACCTCAACTCCTGA
- a CDS encoding tetratricopeptide repeat protein: protein MARLSREKKREQQQAAHAANLAAVPIDVHVPVAVEGGAGTRRAFVGGALVVAGPGEEVQQAVLNRLHRIAVASGHTVLATIHDERIGYVVPLQVDPDGASRFTGEPAPMTPESEQRPASEERPASGSAQAPGRGVVRERPVAAPHDDALPFSAAPAPAAVPSPRPGRDRPTHVLHPVPDPTPIPASPLGPDPDPASPLTSDPASPPAPAPARGLVRDSAPTSRLRPVPGTPGATPLGTVAPPTGEFGPPPSMDGRPRPVPEADGFSRTPPASPRLPAPPLPPADRIPSPLPATAGPVSDQGTGPLPRPDRAPGGPEPVRPRTPAPHSEVVHGTGIDLEPKPTPPRGFDAVAEAVLADEPPAVPGGTHLAEPMGRINDAVRAGRIDTAARLAGETVTEASRSLGPEHPEVLRLRELTAYIAYLGDEPLHAFRLSVELAGIHRRAGDAEAAYGNVRSAATAWRAVRDPLRGLELGRDLIGLWTALAAEDGPAADEVEELGSARARMARLTDRARAQHG from the coding sequence ATGGCGCGACTCAGCCGCGAGAAGAAGCGGGAACAGCAGCAGGCCGCACACGCGGCGAATCTTGCGGCAGTGCCGATCGACGTCCATGTACCCGTCGCCGTGGAGGGCGGCGCGGGCACGCGGAGGGCGTTCGTCGGCGGGGCACTGGTGGTCGCCGGACCCGGTGAGGAGGTTCAGCAGGCCGTGCTGAACCGGCTCCACCGCATCGCCGTCGCCTCGGGACACACCGTCCTGGCCACCATCCACGACGAACGCATCGGTTACGTCGTCCCGCTCCAGGTCGACCCGGACGGCGCCAGCCGCTTCACGGGGGAGCCGGCGCCGATGACACCGGAGTCGGAGCAGAGGCCCGCGTCGGAGGAGAGGCCCGCGTCGGGGTCGGCACAGGCACCGGGCCGGGGTGTGGTCCGGGAGCGGCCGGTGGCCGCGCCGCACGACGACGCCCTGCCCTTCTCCGCAGCCCCGGCTCCGGCTGCCGTCCCGTCACCGCGCCCCGGGCGCGACCGGCCCACCCACGTCCTGCACCCCGTACCGGACCCGACCCCGATTCCGGCCTCACCCCTGGGCCCGGACCCGGACCCGGCCTCACCCCTGACCTCGGACCCGGCATCACCCCCTGCCCCGGCCCCGGCCCGCGGTCTCGTACGGGACTCCGCCCCCACCTCCCGGCTGCGTCCGGTGCCCGGGACGCCGGGAGCGACACCCCTGGGAACGGTCGCGCCGCCGACGGGTGAGTTCGGCCCGCCCCCGTCCATGGACGGGCGGCCGCGCCCCGTCCCCGAAGCCGACGGCTTCTCCCGGACCCCACCCGCGTCCCCGAGGCTTCCGGCGCCTCCCCTCCCCCCGGCCGACCGGATACCGAGCCCCCTGCCCGCGACGGCCGGCCCGGTGTCGGACCAGGGGACGGGCCCGCTGCCCCGGCCCGACCGGGCACCGGGCGGCCCGGAGCCGGTTCGCCCCCGGACGCCCGCACCGCACTCGGAGGTCGTGCACGGCACCGGCATCGACCTCGAGCCCAAGCCGACCCCGCCCCGCGGCTTCGACGCCGTGGCGGAGGCGGTGCTCGCCGACGAGCCGCCGGCGGTGCCGGGCGGGACCCACCTGGCCGAACCCATGGGCCGGATCAACGACGCCGTCCGGGCGGGCCGGATCGACACGGCGGCGCGACTGGCCGGGGAGACGGTGACCGAGGCCTCGCGGTCCCTGGGGCCCGAGCACCCCGAGGTACTCCGGCTGCGCGAGCTGACCGCGTACATCGCCTACCTCGGCGACGAGCCGCTGCACGCCTTCCGGCTCTCCGTCGAGCTCGCCGGGATCCACCGCCGGGCGGGCGACGCGGAGGCCGCTTACGGCAACGTCCGCAGCGCGGCCACCGCCTGGCGCGCGGTGCGCGACCCGTTGCGCGGGCTGGAGCTGGGGCGCGACCTGATCGGGTTGTGGACCGCACTCGCCGCCGAGGACGGCCCGGCCGCCGACGAGGTCGAGGAACTCGGGTCCGCCCGCGCCCGCATGGCCCGGCTGACCGACCGCGCCCGCGCCCAGCACGGGTGA